Proteins encoded by one window of Haematobia irritans isolate KBUSLIRL chromosome 2, ASM5000362v1, whole genome shotgun sequence:
- the HemK1 gene encoding hemK methyltransferase 1, which yields MYKLTVLRHVAKRVNPTDVSWPIRQLSGQNVYVSKAIEGWDEKLRSSGVGDIDFNLKCIVAKVLQRKFNTLKSYHDVQFDQKQLEEFERLCEARCARMPLQHIVGEWDFMDITLKTSPTVFIPRPETEEFVSKVIDVYRNITEPVDMLEVGCGSGAMSLAILHTLPNFNSTAVERSKAATALAWENAKMLNLHDRFVVYNHTTAENDYLPKELDERKFDLIISNPPYVKSEEFPLLQPEVKLYENLNALDGGPDGLRIARLVFDCACKHLKPGGKMWLELGNDHPPLVKTIMNLQYEGRLKFIASYDDQYKRNRFVEIEKI from the exons ATGTACAAATTAACAGTGCTGCGCCATGTTGCAAAAAGAGTGAATCCCACGGATGTATCGTGGCCAATACGACAACTATCAGGGCAAAACGTTTATGTGTCCAAAGCAATAGAAGGTTGGGATGAAAAATTACGTTCATCTGGAGTAGGGGATAtcgattttaatttgaaatgtatTGTGGCAAAGGTTTTGCAGAGAAAATTT AATACATTGAAGAGCTACCACGATGTTCAATTTGACCAAAAGCAATTAGAGGAGTTTGAACGTTTGTGTGAGGCACGATGTGCACGCATGCCTTTGCAGCATATTGTTGGCGAATGGGATTTTATGGACATTACCTTGAAGACATCCCCTACAGTATTTATACCAAGGCCAGAAACAGAGGAGTTTGTTTCGAAAGTAATAGATGTTTATCGCAATATCACGGAACCCGTTGATATGTTGGAAGTTGGCTGCGGCTCTGGAGCTATGTCTCTGGCTATACTACATACGTTGCCGAATTTCAATAGCACGGCTGTGGAACGTAGCAAAGCAGCTACAGCTTTGGCATGGGAGAATGCAAAAATGTTGAATTTACATGACCGTTTTGTGGTTTATAATCATACAACGGCTGAAAACGATTACTTGCCAAAGGAGCTGGATGAACGGAAATTTGATCTTATCATTTCTAATCCGCCTTACGTTAAATCTGAAGAGTTTCCTCTATTACAGCCGGAAGTGAAGTT atatgaaaatttgaatgcCTTAGATGGTGGACCAGATGGTTTACGTATTGCTCGCTTAGTTTTCGATTGTGCTTGTAAACATTTGAAACCTGGTGGTAAAATGTGGCTGGAATTGGGCAATGATCATCCACCCTTGGTGAAGACCATAATGAATCTACAATATGAAGGAAGACTAAAATTCATAGCCAGTTACGATGATCAATATAAACGTAATCGCTTTGTGGAAATAGAAAAGATATAA